In Populus trichocarpa isolate Nisqually-1 chromosome 7, P.trichocarpa_v4.1, whole genome shotgun sequence, the following proteins share a genomic window:
- the LOC18101228 gene encoding agamous-like MADS-box protein TM6 isoform X2, translating to MVFSRKPKNSLYFVMLRSLLSCSPTLTNSMSTLAPPHRTYTRIMFLAKTKKIYDQYQNALGIDLWGTQYEKMQEHLRKLNDINHKLRQEIRQRRGEGLNDLSIDHLRGLEQHMTEALNGVRGRKYHVIKTQNETYRKKVKNLEERHGNLLMEYEAKLEDRQYGLVDNEAAVALANGASNLYAFRLHHGHNHHHHLPNLHLGDGFGAHELRLP from the exons ATGGTATTTTCAAGAAAGCCCAAGAACTCACTGTACTTTGTGATGCTAAGGTCTCTCTTATCATGTTCTCCAACACTAACAAACTCAATGAGTACATTAGCCCCTCCACATCGTACGTATACTCGTATCATGTTTCTGGCTAA GACAAAGAAGATCTACGATCAATATCAGAACGCTTTAGGCATAGATCTGTGGGGCACTCAATACGAG AAAATGCAAGAGCACTTGAGGAAGCTGAATGATATCAATCATAAGCTGAGACAAGAAATCAG gcagaggagaggagagggCCTGAATGATCTGAGCATTGATCATCTGCGCGGTCTTGAGCAACATATGACTGAAGCCTTGAATGGTGTGCGTGGCAGGAAG TACCATGTGATCAAAACACAAAACGAAACCTACAGGAAGAAG GTGAAGAATTTAGAGGAGAGACATGGAAACCTCTTGATGGAATAT GAAGCAAAACTAGAGGATCGACAGTATGGTTTAGTGGACAATGAAGCTGCTGTTGCACTTGCAAATGGGGCTTCCAACCTCTATGCATTCCGCCTGCATCACGggcacaaccaccaccaccacctccctAATCTTCACCTTGGAGATGGATTTGGAGCCCATGAACTTCGCCTTCCTTGA
- the LOC18101228 gene encoding agamous-like MADS-box protein TM6 isoform X1, translating to MGRGKIEIKKIENPTNRQVTYSKRRNGIFKKAQELTVLCDAKVSLIMFSNTNKLNEYISPSTSTKKIYDQYQNALGIDLWGTQYEKMQEHLRKLNDINHKLRQEIRQRRGEGLNDLSIDHLRGLEQHMTEALNGVRGRKYHVIKTQNETYRKKVKNLEERHGNLLMEYEAKLEDRQYGLVDNEAAVALANGASNLYAFRLHHGHNHHHHLPNLHLGDGFGAHELRLP from the exons atgGGTCGTGGAAAGATTGAAATCAAGAAGATCGAAAACCCCACAAACAGGCAAGTCACCTACTCGAAGAGAAGAAATGGTATTTTCAAGAAAGCCCAAGAACTCACTGTACTTTGTGATGCTAAGGTCTCTCTTATCATGTTCTCCAACACTAACAAACTCAATGAGTACATTAGCCCCTCCACATC GACAAAGAAGATCTACGATCAATATCAGAACGCTTTAGGCATAGATCTGTGGGGCACTCAATACGAG AAAATGCAAGAGCACTTGAGGAAGCTGAATGATATCAATCATAAGCTGAGACAAGAAATCAG gcagaggagaggagagggCCTGAATGATCTGAGCATTGATCATCTGCGCGGTCTTGAGCAACATATGACTGAAGCCTTGAATGGTGTGCGTGGCAGGAAG TACCATGTGATCAAAACACAAAACGAAACCTACAGGAAGAAG GTGAAGAATTTAGAGGAGAGACATGGAAACCTCTTGATGGAATAT GAAGCAAAACTAGAGGATCGACAGTATGGTTTAGTGGACAATGAAGCTGCTGTTGCACTTGCAAATGGGGCTTCCAACCTCTATGCATTCCGCCTGCATCACGggcacaaccaccaccaccacctccctAATCTTCACCTTGGAGATGGATTTGGAGCCCATGAACTTCGCCTTCCTTGA